One genomic region from Lynx canadensis isolate LIC74 chromosome E1, mLynCan4.pri.v2, whole genome shotgun sequence encodes:
- the FAM222B gene encoding protein FAM222B isoform X1, with protein sequence MLACLPGPGDLSFQLLPHTQMNTGLQKWDTTQKMRAAHYPTPAELDAYAKKVANNPLTIKIFPNSVKVPQRKHVRRTVNGLDTSAQRYSPYPTQAATKAGLLAIVKVPAKSILKDFDGTRARLLPEAIMNPPVAPYATVAPSTLAHPQAQALARQQALQHAQTLAHAPPQTLQHPQGIPPPQALSHPQSLQQPQGLGHPQPMAQTQGLVHPQALSHQGLQHPPNPLLHGGRKMPDSDAPPNVTVSTSTIPLSMAATLQHSQPPDLSSIVHQINQFCQTRAGISTTSVCEGQIANPSPISRSLLINASTRVSTHSVPTPMPSCVVNPMEHTHAATAALPAAGPVNLPTGISRAPAGYPSDLKPVAWNQHQLAHLQQMCSEAGGTPAPGLTGKHAAGRELAGPGFVGKAPAYPQELCLAQSFHLKPPLEKPTPSPPVNGLAAPLAYPNGHYFQPLWNNILPTPNSDSSGSQDLAMPFHGGQPTGAPLDCGTAAGAHYRAGAGGGPVATQNSLMQTVDYLSGDFQQACFREQSLAMLSKAHRAPGNRAPDPADSRNLHIQHPGYR encoded by the coding sequence ggGACACTACACAGAAAATGAGAGCTGCTCACTATCCTACCCCAGCCGAATTGGACGCGTATGCTAAGAAGGTCGCAAACAACCCACTGACTATAAAAATCTTCCccaacagtgtgaaggttccccAGCGGAAACACGTTCGTCGTACTGTGAACGGCCTCGACACATCAGCCCAGCGCTACAGCCCCTACCCGACTCAGGCAGCCACCAAGGCAGGCCTGCTTGCCATTGTCAAAGTGCCAGCCAAAAGCATACTCAAGGACTTTGACGGCACCCGAGCCCGATTGCTCCCTGAGGCCATCATGAACCCCCCAGTGGCGCCCTATGCTACTGTGGCACCCAGCACTTTAgcccacccccaggcccaggctctgGCCCGCCAGCAGGCCCTGCAGCATGCACAGACCCTGGCCCATGCCCCTCCCCAGACGCTGCAGCACCCTCAGGGTATCCCGCCACCCCAGGCGCTGTCCcaccctcagagcctccagcagCCTCAGGGCCTGGGCCACCCTCAGCCCATGGCCCAAACCCAGGGCTTGGTCCACCCTCAGGCCCTGTCTCACCAGGGTCTCCAGCACCCCCCCAATCCCTTGCTGCATGGAGGCCGGAAGATGCCAGACTCAGATGCCCCCCCGAATGTGACCGTGTCTACCTCAACTATCCCCCTTTCAATGGCGGCCACCCTGCAGCACAGCCAGCCCCCGGACCTGAGCAGCATCGTGCACCAGATCAACCAGTTTTGCCAGACGAGGGCAGGCATCAGCACTACCTCAGTGTGTGAGGGCCAGATCGCCAACCCCAGCCCCATTAGTCGCAGTCTGCTCATCAATGCAAGCACCCGGGTGTCGACCCACAGCGTCCCCACGCCAATGCCTTCATGTGTGGTCAATCCCATGGAGCACACCCACGCGGCCACAGCCGCGTTGCCTGCCGCAGGCCCTGTCAACCTGCCCACGGGCATTTCTCGAGCCCCTGCTGGCTACCCTAGCGACCTCAAGCCAGTCGCCTGGAACCAGCACCAGCTGGCCCACCTACAGCAGATGTGCAGTGAGGCCGGTGGGACGCCGGCCCCTGGCCTGACAGGCAAGCACGCAGCAGGACGCGAGTTGGCAGGGCCTGGCTTTGTGGGCAAGGCCCCTGCCTACCCGCAGGAACTCTGCCTGGCACAGTCCTTCCATCTGAAGCCACCCCTGGAGAAGCCAACCCCATCCCCACCTGTCAACGGCCTGGCGGCCCCACTGGCCTACCCCAATGGTCACTACTTCCAACCCCTGTGGAACAACATTCTGCCCACTCCCAATAGCGACAGCTCGGGGTCTCAGGACCTCGCCATGCCGTTCCACGGTGGGCAGCCCACGGGTGCACCCCTTGACTGTGGGACGGCTGCTGGGGCCCACTACCGAGCAGGGGCCGGGGGCGGTCCAGTGGCAACCCAGAACAGCTTGATGCAAACAGTGGATTACCTAAGCGGGGATTTCCAGCAGGCCTGCTTTCGAGAACAGAGCCTGGCTATGCTGAGCAAGGCCCACCGAGCCCCTGGCAACCGAGCCCCTGATCCCGCAGATAGTCGAAATCTTCATATTCAGCACCCTGGGTATAGATAG
- the FAM222B gene encoding protein FAM222B isoform X2, whose translation MNPPVAPYATVAPSTLAHPQAQALARQQALQHAQTLAHAPPQTLQHPQGIPPPQALSHPQSLQQPQGLGHPQPMAQTQGLVHPQALSHQGLQHPPNPLLHGGRKMPDSDAPPNVTVSTSTIPLSMAATLQHSQPPDLSSIVHQINQFCQTRAGISTTSVCEGQIANPSPISRSLLINASTRVSTHSVPTPMPSCVVNPMEHTHAATAALPAAGPVNLPTGISRAPAGYPSDLKPVAWNQHQLAHLQQMCSEAGGTPAPGLTGKHAAGRELAGPGFVGKAPAYPQELCLAQSFHLKPPLEKPTPSPPVNGLAAPLAYPNGHYFQPLWNNILPTPNSDSSGSQDLAMPFHGGQPTGAPLDCGTAAGAHYRAGAGGGPVATQNSLMQTVDYLSGDFQQACFREQSLAMLSKAHRAPGNRAPDPADSRNLHIQHPGYR comes from the coding sequence ATGAACCCCCCAGTGGCGCCCTATGCTACTGTGGCACCCAGCACTTTAgcccacccccaggcccaggctctgGCCCGCCAGCAGGCCCTGCAGCATGCACAGACCCTGGCCCATGCCCCTCCCCAGACGCTGCAGCACCCTCAGGGTATCCCGCCACCCCAGGCGCTGTCCcaccctcagagcctccagcagCCTCAGGGCCTGGGCCACCCTCAGCCCATGGCCCAAACCCAGGGCTTGGTCCACCCTCAGGCCCTGTCTCACCAGGGTCTCCAGCACCCCCCCAATCCCTTGCTGCATGGAGGCCGGAAGATGCCAGACTCAGATGCCCCCCCGAATGTGACCGTGTCTACCTCAACTATCCCCCTTTCAATGGCGGCCACCCTGCAGCACAGCCAGCCCCCGGACCTGAGCAGCATCGTGCACCAGATCAACCAGTTTTGCCAGACGAGGGCAGGCATCAGCACTACCTCAGTGTGTGAGGGCCAGATCGCCAACCCCAGCCCCATTAGTCGCAGTCTGCTCATCAATGCAAGCACCCGGGTGTCGACCCACAGCGTCCCCACGCCAATGCCTTCATGTGTGGTCAATCCCATGGAGCACACCCACGCGGCCACAGCCGCGTTGCCTGCCGCAGGCCCTGTCAACCTGCCCACGGGCATTTCTCGAGCCCCTGCTGGCTACCCTAGCGACCTCAAGCCAGTCGCCTGGAACCAGCACCAGCTGGCCCACCTACAGCAGATGTGCAGTGAGGCCGGTGGGACGCCGGCCCCTGGCCTGACAGGCAAGCACGCAGCAGGACGCGAGTTGGCAGGGCCTGGCTTTGTGGGCAAGGCCCCTGCCTACCCGCAGGAACTCTGCCTGGCACAGTCCTTCCATCTGAAGCCACCCCTGGAGAAGCCAACCCCATCCCCACCTGTCAACGGCCTGGCGGCCCCACTGGCCTACCCCAATGGTCACTACTTCCAACCCCTGTGGAACAACATTCTGCCCACTCCCAATAGCGACAGCTCGGGGTCTCAGGACCTCGCCATGCCGTTCCACGGTGGGCAGCCCACGGGTGCACCCCTTGACTGTGGGACGGCTGCTGGGGCCCACTACCGAGCAGGGGCCGGGGGCGGTCCAGTGGCAACCCAGAACAGCTTGATGCAAACAGTGGATTACCTAAGCGGGGATTTCCAGCAGGCCTGCTTTCGAGAACAGAGCCTGGCTATGCTGAGCAAGGCCCACCGAGCCCCTGGCAACCGAGCCCCTGATCCCGCAGATAGTCGAAATCTTCATATTCAGCACCCTGGGTATAGATAG
- the TRAF4 gene encoding TNF receptor-associated factor 4, with amino-acid sequence MPGFDYKFLEKPKRRLLCPLCGKPMREPVQVSTCGHRFCDTCLQEFLSEGVFKCPEDQLPLDYAKIYPDPELEVQVLGLPIRCIHSEEGCRWSGPLRHLQSHLNTCSFNVIPCPNRCPTKLSRRDLPAHLQHDCPKRRLKCEFCGCDFSGEAFESHEGVCPQESVYCENKCGARMMRRLLAQHASSECPKRTQPCTYCAKEFVFDTIQSHQYQCPRLPVPCPNQCGVGTVAREDLPGHLKESCSTALVLCPFKDSGCKHRCPKLAMARHVEESVKPHLAMMCALVSRQRQELQELRRELEELSVGSDGVLIWKIGSYGRRLQEAKAKPNLECFSPAFYTHKYGYKLQVSAFLNGNGSGEGTHLSLYIRVLPGAFDNLLEWPFARRVTFSLLDQSDPGLAKPQHVTETFHPDPNWKNFQKPGTWRGSLDESSLGFGYPKFISHQDIRKRNYVRDDAVFIRASVELPRKILS; translated from the exons atGCCCGGCTTCGACTACAAGTTCCTGGAGAAGCCCAAGCGGCGGCTGCTGTGCCCACTGTGCGGGAAGCCCATGCGCGAGCCTGTGCAGGTTTCTACCTGCGGCCACCGCTTCTGCGACACCTGCCTGCAGGAGTTCCTCAG TGAAGGAGTCTTCAAATGCCCTGAGGACCAACTTCCTTTGGATTATGCCAAG ATCTACCCAGACCCAGAGCTGGAGGTGCAGGTGTTGGGGCTGCCTATCCGCTGCATCCACAGTGAGGAGGGCTGCCGCTGGAGTGGGCCGCTGCGCCACCTACAG AGCCACCTGAACACCTGCAGCTTCAATGTAATCCCCTGCCCCAATCGCTGCCCCACCAAGCTGAGCCGCCGGGACCTGCCTGCACACTTGCAGCACGACTGCCCCAAGCGGCGCCTCAAGTGCGAGTTTTGTGGCTGCGACTTCAGCGGGGAGGCCTTTGAG AGCCACGAGGGCGTATGCCCCCAAGAGAGCGTGTACTGCGAGAACAAGTGTGGTGCCCGCATGATGCGGCGCCTGCTGGCCCAGCATGCCTCCTCTGAGTGCCCCAAGCGTACCCAGCCTTGCACCTACTGCGCCAAGGAGTTCGTCTTTGACACCATCCAG AGCCACCAGTACCAGTGCCCGAGGTTGCCCGTGCCCTGCCCCAACCAGTGTGGCGTGGGCACGGTGGCTCGGGAGGACCTGCCGGGCCACCTGAAGGAGAGCTGTAGCACCGCCCTGGTGCTGTGTCCGTTCAAAGACTCCGGCTGCAAACACAGG TGCCCCAAGCTGGCTATGGCCCGGCATGTGGAGGAGAGCGTGAAGCCGCACCTGGCCATGATGTGTGCCCTGGTGAGCCGGCAGCGGCAGGAGCTGCAGGAGCTGCGGCGAGAGCTGGAGGAGCTGTCGGTGGGCAGTGACGGCGTGCTCATCTGGAAGATCGGCAGCTATGGACGGCGGCTTCAGGAGGCCAAGGCTAAGCCCAACCTGGAGTGCTTCAGCCCGGCCTTCTACACACACAAGTATGGCTACAAGTTGCAGGTGTCTGCGTTCCTCAATGGCAATGGCAGCGGTGAGGGCACGCACCTCTCGCTCTACATTCGCGTGCTGCCGGGTGCCTTTGACAATCTCCTCGAGTGGCCGTTTGCCCGCCGCGTCACCTTCTCCCTGCTGGATCAGAGCGACCCCGGGCTGGCTAAGCCACAGCATGTCACTGAGACCTTTCACCCTGACCCAAACTGGAAGAATTTCCAAAAACCGGGCACTTGGCGGGGCTCCCTGGATGAGAGTTCTCTGGGCTTTGGTTACCCCAAGTTCATCTCCCACCAGGATATCCGCAAGCGAAACTACGTGCGGGATGATGCGGTCTTCATCCGTGCCTCTGTTGAATTGCCCCGAAAGATCCTCAGCTGA